AGAGTCCAATGAAGAAGTGCGCCAACTAATCGAGCGCATAAGGGCGGAAGTTAAAAACCGCTTCGACGTAGTAGAACTAAGTTTTCTCGAGATATCACAACCCAGCTTATCGACCGCTATTGATTACTTAGCTAAGAATCAAGCTAAACAAATTATAGTCTTTCCTTACTTCCTTGCTCCAGGCAAGCACGTAGCTCAGGACATTCCCAGCATTCTGTCGTCTAAGCAGACACAGTACCCAGAGGTTAAAATTGCCATGACTCCTCATCTCGGTTGTGCTAAGGAGCTAACTAGCCTAGTCGTGGAAATAGCAAGCAATTACCTTACTTCTAACGCCATTAAAAGGATTAAGTGAAATGCAGATTCGTCTCTATTATATTTCTATTTCCCTTGCCTTATTTGCCACCGCTATACTTTTTTCTTCATCTCCCCTCTGGGCTGAAAATGAGACATCGGTTAACGAA
The window above is part of the Deltaproteobacteria bacterium genome. Proteins encoded here:
- a CDS encoding CbiX/SirB N-terminal domain-containing protein, yielding MNCLLLVAHGSKRPESNEEVRQLIERIRAEVKNRFDVVELSFLEISQPSLSTAIDYLAKNQAKQIIVFPYFLAPGKHVAQDIPSILSSKQTQYPEVKIAMTPHLGCAKELTSLVVEIASNYLTSNAIKRIK